From the genome of Thauera chlorobenzoica:
GCGGCGGGTCGGGCGCGGACGCTTTGTGGCAAGGGCGTGGATGGAAAGGGGCCGGGGCTGCGGTGGGGGAGGCGTGAGCATGTTGGGGAGACGCGGTTTCATTCCGAGGCGAGGGCGACCACCGGGTCGAGGCGGGCGGCCTTGCGCGCGGGCAGGTAGCCGAACACCAGGCCGGTGAGGAAGGCGCAGCTGAAGGCGAGCACCACCGGCGCGAGCGAATACTGCACCGCGGTGCCGAAGCGCGCGATGATCGCCGCGCTGCCGAGGCCGACGACGACGCCGATCAGCCCGCCGACGGCGGACACCACCAGGGCCTCGATCAGGAACTGCTGCAGGATGTTCTTCATGCGTGCGCCGGTGGCCATGCGGATGCCGATCTCGCGGGTGCGCTCGGTGACCGACACCAGCATGATGTTCATCACCCCGATGCCGCCGACCAGCAGCGAGATCGCCGCCACCGTGCCGAGCAGGATCGTGAGCGTGTTCTGCGTCTCCGACACGGTGTCGATCACCGAGGCCATGTTGCGGATCTGGAAGTCCTCGACGCCGTGGCGCGCCAGCAACAGGCTGCTCACCTCGGCCTGGGTGTCGTCGATGCGGGCGACGTCCTCCACGGCGACGGTGACGTTGCGCAAAAAGCGCTGGCCGGTGATGCGCAGGCTGCCGGTGGTGTAGGGGACGAAGACGATGTCGTCCTGGTCCTGGCCCCAGGGGGTGGCGCCCTTCGGGGTCATCGTGCCGACGACCTGGAAGGGGATGTTGTTGACCAGCACGAACTGGCCGACCGCATCGCCGGCGGGAAACAGCGCCCCGGCCACGGTCTGGCCGAGCACGGCGACGGTGGCGTAGCGCGCCTCGTCCTCGGCGCTGAAGAAGGTGCCGCTGGCGGGCGCCCAGTTGCGCGCGAGAACGTAGTCCGCCGAGGTGCCGTTGACGCTGCTGCGGTGGTCGGTGTTGCCCGCGCGCAGGGTGATCGTGCCGCCCTGCTCGGGCACCGAGGCGAGCACGTTGGGCAGGGTTGCGATCGCGCGCACGTCCTCGATCACCAGCGTCGCCGGGGCATCGCGGCCGCGGGTGTTGGGCGCGCCGGGGCGCACGGTGAGGAGGTTGGTGCCCATCGCGCTGACCTGGTCGATGACTTTCTGCTTCGAGCCGTCGCCGATTGCGAGCATGGCGATCACCGAAGCCACGCC
Proteins encoded in this window:
- a CDS encoding MacB family efflux pump subunit → MKREPLPAAAHAPAPAPTPLIELSGITRSFVNGEIETRVLHGIDLAIYPGEFVAIVGASGSGKSTLMNILGCLDRPTAGHYRFMGEDVAGFDRDRLARLRREAFGFVFQSYNLIGGASARDNVEVPAIYSGMPRTERHARAEHLLATLGLAERSAHRPGQLSGGQQQRVSIARALMNGGRIILADEPTGALDSKSGADVMKLLGELSAAGHTIILITHEREVAEQASRIIEIRDGRIVADPGPHPPPGPEPDFAPHIDRTSPLSDVLEATRSALRALRANLFRTTLTLLGIVIGVASVIAMLAIGDGSKQKVIDQVSAMGTNLLTVRPGAPNTRGRDAPATLVIEDVRAIATLPNVLASVPEQGGTITLRAGNTDHRSSVNGTSADYVLARNWAPASGTFFSAEDEARYATVAVLGQTVAGALFPAGDAVGQFVLVNNIPFQVVGTMTPKGATPWGQDQDDIVFVPYTTGSLRITGQRFLRNVTVAVEDVARIDDTQAEVSSLLLARHGVEDFQIRNMASVIDTVSETQNTLTILLGTVAAISLLVGGIGVMNIMLVSVTERTREIGIRMATGARMKNILQQFLIEALVVSAVGGLIGVVVGLGSAAIIARFGTAVQYSLAPVVLAFSCAFLTGLVFGYLPARKAARLDPVVALASE